In a genomic window of Thermoproteus tenax Kra 1:
- a CDS encoding ribbon-helix-helix domain-containing protein, with protein MENKRRLILISVKLSENTVRKVDLLVTKGIFIDRSEAIRAALEQYFQGTARRWLEMYYKRRG; from the coding sequence ATGGAAAATAAAAGGAGGCTCATATTGATTTCTGTAAAATTGAGCGAGAACACTGTGCGTAAGGTGGACCTGCTGGTAACCAAGGGCATATTCATAGATAGAAGCGAGGCCATAAGGGCAGCACTGGAGCAGTACTTCCAAGGGACGGCCAGGAGGTGGCTGGAGATGTACTACAAGAGGAGAGGCTAG
- a CDS encoding ubiquitin-like small modifier protein 1: protein MNIRVRYLATLFDLMGTMRDVVEVPEGATVRDLIRAIDRKHNGRLSKEILDGDKLKDEYNILVNGRAIDYLAGLDTRLKDNDEVVFMPPVGGGCVSYRGD, encoded by the coding sequence ATGAATATTAGGGTGAGGTATCTAGCCACTCTGTTTGACTTGATGGGCACAATGAGGGATGTTGTTGAGGTCCCCGAGGGGGCGACCGTGAGAGACCTCATAAGGGCCATAGACAGAAAGCACAATGGGAGGCTATCGAAGGAGATCCTAGACGGCGACAAACTGAAGGACGAATACAACATCTTAGTTAACGGGAGGGCCATCGATTATTTGGCCGGTCTCGACACACGGCTGAAGGATAACGACGAGGTGGTCTTCATGCCTCCCGTCGGAGGGGGTTGTGTTAGTTATAGGGGAGACTAA
- a CDS encoding aldehyde ferredoxin oxidoreductase family protein: MAIFRVARIDLSTEKVTEEVYKDDVLKKFLGGRGLGSYLALKEIPRGIDPFSPSNRLYIFAGPLSAMANLSTSRVTVVTKSPLTGSLTHANAGGNFAYWLRKSGYDGLIIEGSSEEPVYVVVKDGDVAIKPARHLWGRWTGAAVKAILRENGFPEEEKAAGVAVIGPAGENLSRIAGIRMSDYERFAGRGGVGAVMGSKKLKGILVWGTRDLLKDVKDRAKFIAESTKLAQRLMSGPTAKALHIYGTNLLTAVINSIGAYPTRNFETAYAEEADKLTGEYIKKNYVVETHACMMCPIGCTQHVMVKGGPFKFIGKAKYEYENTWSLGANIGLFDPEADLRLQKLANELGFDTISLGNTLAAALELAKMGKLPVNIDWGDAGALVDLVIRMANRSDIGDDLAEGDYRLALKYGEPRVFRGSRGQGLPAYDPRSLKGFALSYFTANRGGDHLEAYSPTWEVLGVPEKVDPLCETPECIEKQARIVIYAQHLMALTDSVTYCKFATLDREGIFEKDLAYLFNLAYDWDVTPEDMLTIGERIFNVERLFHVKEGKWVKDELNPHFRNPIPTGPAKGHTAAKMFDEGIKIYYKLRGWVDGKPTYDTLKRLGLEEFQYLL; encoded by the coding sequence ATGGCTATATTCAGGGTTGCGAGGATAGACTTGAGCACCGAGAAGGTCACTGAGGAGGTCTACAAGGACGATGTGCTCAAGAAGTTCTTGGGGGGCAGAGGGCTCGGCTCCTACTTGGCGCTAAAGGAGATACCTAGAGGCATAGACCCATTCTCGCCGAGCAACAGGCTGTACATCTTCGCCGGCCCGCTGTCCGCAATGGCGAATCTCTCCACGAGCCGCGTCACCGTGGTTACTAAGTCGCCTCTGACAGGCTCGTTGACACATGCCAACGCGGGCGGTAATTTCGCCTACTGGCTGAGGAAGTCGGGGTACGATGGCTTGATAATCGAGGGGTCCTCGGAGGAGCCGGTCTACGTCGTAGTCAAGGACGGCGACGTCGCAATCAAGCCTGCAAGACACCTCTGGGGCAGATGGACCGGCGCCGCCGTCAAAGCCATTCTGAGGGAGAACGGGTTCCCTGAGGAGGAGAAGGCGGCGGGCGTAGCCGTCATTGGGCCGGCCGGCGAGAATCTGTCAAGAATAGCCGGCATAAGGATGTCCGACTACGAGCGCTTTGCTGGGCGCGGGGGAGTCGGAGCCGTCATGGGATCGAAGAAATTGAAAGGTATATTGGTCTGGGGGACGAGGGACTTGTTGAAAGACGTCAAGGACCGCGCTAAGTTCATAGCCGAGTCGACAAAGCTGGCTCAGCGCCTTATGTCGGGGCCCACCGCCAAGGCGCTTCACATCTACGGGACGAACTTGCTTACGGCCGTCATAAACTCTATAGGCGCGTATCCCACGAGGAACTTCGAGACGGCGTATGCCGAGGAGGCAGACAAGCTGACGGGCGAGTACATCAAGAAGAACTACGTTGTTGAGACGCACGCCTGTATGATGTGCCCAATCGGTTGCACGCAACATGTGATGGTCAAGGGAGGGCCCTTCAAGTTCATAGGCAAGGCCAAGTACGAATACGAAAACACTTGGTCTCTGGGGGCCAATATAGGGCTCTTCGACCCAGAGGCCGACCTCAGACTGCAGAAGTTGGCCAACGAGCTGGGCTTCGACACAATATCGTTGGGCAACACGCTGGCGGCCGCCCTAGAGCTCGCAAAGATGGGCAAATTGCCGGTGAACATCGACTGGGGCGATGCAGGCGCCTTAGTAGATTTAGTGATAAGGATGGCCAACAGAAGCGATATAGGGGACGACTTGGCTGAGGGCGACTACAGACTGGCGCTCAAATACGGCGAACCGCGCGTCTTCCGCGGATCCCGCGGCCAAGGCCTACCCGCGTACGACCCTAGATCCCTCAAGGGCTTCGCATTGAGCTATTTCACCGCCAACAGAGGGGGCGACCACTTAGAGGCATACTCGCCCACTTGGGAGGTCTTGGGAGTCCCCGAGAAGGTGGACCCCTTATGTGAGACGCCAGAGTGTATCGAAAAACAAGCAAGGATAGTTATCTATGCCCAACACTTAATGGCGTTGACTGACTCGGTCACCTACTGCAAGTTCGCCACGTTGGACAGAGAGGGCATCTTTGAGAAGGACTTGGCCTATCTCTTCAATCTGGCCTACGACTGGGACGTCACTCCAGAGGACATGCTGACGATAGGAGAGCGTATATTCAACGTCGAGAGGCTGTTCCACGTCAAGGAGGGCAAGTGGGTTAAGGACGAGCTCAACCCGCACTTCAGAAACCCCATACCGACGGGCCCCGCCAAGGGTCACACAGCCGCTAAGATGTTCGACGAGGGCATAAAGATCTACTACAAGCTGAGAGGCTGGGTAGACGGCAAGCCCACCTACGATACTCTGAAGAGGTTGGGTCTGGAGGAGTTCCAGTACTTACTCTAA
- a CDS encoding MoaD/ThiS family protein, giving the protein MRVKVRIMAPLYFGLDSVDQIRLELELPEGSTVEDVIDKIDSLYKGFKNKIIKNNKIIDMHDILVNGRSIDFLEGLKTKIKDNDLIIIVSPFGG; this is encoded by the coding sequence GTGAGAGTCAAGGTAAGAATAATGGCGCCGCTCTACTTCGGCCTAGACTCTGTGGATCAGATACGCCTAGAGCTAGAGCTGCCCGAGGGCTCCACTGTAGAAGATGTTATAGATAAAATTGATAGTTTGTATAAAGGCTTCAAAAATAAAATAATAAAAAATAATAAAATTATCGATATGCATGATATTTTAGTGAACGGGAGATCAATAGATTTTTTGGAAGGGCTAAAAACAAAAATTAAGGATAACGATTTGATAATTATAGTTTCACCTTTCGGCGGTTAA
- a CDS encoding NAD(P)-binding domain-containing protein — protein sequence MVKVFSSGSLEHLADKSIAVIGYGNVGRSLALNFRDSGLNVVVGDLLGNEYSKRAKADGFEPRPIPEAAELGDVVVLALPDDVTPEVFKAEVVPGLHAGKTLILTSGMPTAYGLIPVPGDVDTALFVPKVPGVVIRDRYLEGKGYAAVVGVVQDASGNALNTALAIAAAAGTFRQGGFALEASAEQEALADLIGEQVLKAALLAAMEVAFTAMTKAGVPPELAALELYASGELGELARLMALMGPYGALKLQSPVDAYGQLTRLREYVRAMEPIAESIVDELRTGEFIRDLYLERATGYIKLNSMWRASVTGELARADSRLRSLHQSSVGPPRV from the coding sequence ATGGTCAAGGTGTTCAGCTCAGGATCGCTGGAGCACTTGGCAGATAAATCAATAGCTGTAATAGGCTACGGCAACGTGGGGAGGTCGCTGGCGCTCAACTTCAGAGATTCTGGTCTCAACGTGGTTGTGGGCGATCTTCTCGGCAATGAATATTCGAAGAGGGCAAAGGCGGACGGATTCGAGCCGAGGCCTATACCTGAGGCCGCCGAGCTGGGCGACGTCGTAGTGCTGGCATTGCCCGACGATGTAACGCCGGAGGTGTTCAAGGCCGAGGTGGTGCCCGGCCTCCATGCCGGCAAGACGCTGATTCTTACGAGCGGCATGCCGACGGCCTACGGCTTGATACCGGTGCCCGGCGATGTAGACACGGCGTTGTTCGTCCCCAAGGTGCCCGGCGTTGTCATCAGAGACAGATATCTAGAGGGGAAGGGCTATGCCGCAGTGGTGGGAGTCGTACAGGACGCGTCGGGCAACGCTCTCAATACGGCGTTGGCCATCGCAGCGGCAGCCGGCACATTTAGGCAGGGGGGCTTCGCCTTAGAGGCCTCTGCGGAGCAGGAGGCGTTGGCCGACCTAATCGGTGAGCAGGTGCTCAAGGCGGCCCTATTGGCCGCGATGGAGGTCGCCTTCACCGCAATGACGAAGGCAGGCGTGCCGCCAGAGTTGGCGGCGCTTGAGCTATACGCCTCGGGCGAGCTCGGCGAGTTGGCCAGACTCATGGCTCTGATGGGTCCCTACGGAGCTCTGAAGCTCCAGTCGCCCGTCGACGCCTACGGCCAATTGACGAGGTTGCGCGAATATGTGAGAGCTATGGAGCCTATAGCGGAGAGTATAGTCGATGAGCTGAGGACGGGCGAGTTCATAAGAGATCTATACCTCGAGAGGGCGACTGGCTACATCAAGCTGAACTCCATGTGGAGAGCCTCTGTGACGGGCGAGCTGGCTAGGGCCGACTCGAGGCTTAGAAGCCTACACCAGAGCTCCGTTGGCCCTCCGCGCGTTTAA
- a CDS encoding 6-pyruvoyl trahydropterin synthase family protein, with the protein MRLCVVVKGSIAVAHKPSFSPVVGTLHGHDYVIRAAFCGPDDVDYFIDADELKRRLDGLLTQMHGRYLKSEREADAPEPYFEIPCGPYGVTGECLARYIARALGATWVEVCESGLEAPCFYYGP; encoded by the coding sequence ATGAGGCTCTGCGTCGTAGTCAAGGGCTCGATAGCCGTCGCCCACAAGCCGTCCTTTTCTCCGGTGGTGGGCACATTGCACGGCCACGACTATGTGATAAGAGCGGCCTTCTGCGGCCCGGACGACGTAGACTATTTCATCGATGCGGACGAACTGAAGAGGAGGCTAGACGGACTCTTGACGCAGATGCACGGCCGATACCTTAAGTCCGAGAGAGAGGCCGATGCCCCCGAGCCATACTTCGAAATACCCTGCGGCCCCTACGGAGTCACGGGGGAGTGTTTAGCCAGATATATAGCGAGAGCCCTCGGCGCCACTTGGGTCGAGGTGTGCGAGAGCGGGCTTGAGGCCCCCTGTTTTTACTACGGCCCTTAA
- a CDS encoding N-glycosylase/DNA lyase, producing the protein MRLIIDVDKINAVAEALRKLKIERDRYLDDRYYPPQSDPRERQLAYFISVVAVDHRTSTPLGAFEGYIDGEFYHGADALWRLARKAYDEGLFEPDRLAKLTPEDAERLFSINGVKVWDFNVRLFLLRDLGAKAIEAGGFQGLIDDTIEGLAAKLGRVRAYEDPVRKKVLLLAKFLDGRGLVQFKDRENFDVPVDNHLSRIAYRLGIVDVDYDILFKGLELTREEDVEVRNKVKLSWRLVAKFSGLDPFALDDFLWSFGRRVCARDRPRCEECPLRDVCKARSLGRYPPEHTHTLTWYY; encoded by the coding sequence GTGCGCCTGATTATAGACGTAGACAAGATCAACGCTGTAGCCGAGGCTCTGCGTAAGTTGAAGATAGAGCGCGATAGATACTTAGATGACAGATACTATCCTCCACAGTCCGATCCCAGAGAAAGACAGCTGGCGTACTTCATCTCTGTTGTGGCCGTGGATCACAGGACTTCGACGCCCTTAGGCGCGTTCGAGGGATATATAGATGGAGAGTTCTACCACGGCGCAGACGCCCTCTGGAGGCTTGCGCGCAAGGCCTACGACGAAGGCCTCTTCGAGCCGGACAGGTTGGCCAAACTGACCCCCGAGGACGCAGAGAGGCTCTTCTCGATAAACGGCGTGAAAGTCTGGGACTTTAACGTGCGCCTCTTCTTGCTGAGGGATCTAGGCGCCAAGGCTATAGAGGCGGGCGGCTTCCAGGGGCTTATAGACGACACAATTGAGGGCTTGGCCGCCAAGCTCGGCAGAGTCAGAGCCTATGAGGATCCCGTGAGGAAGAAGGTGCTCCTGTTGGCTAAGTTCCTCGACGGCAGAGGGCTCGTTCAGTTCAAGGACCGCGAAAATTTCGACGTACCGGTCGACAACCATTTGTCGAGGATAGCCTACCGTTTGGGCATCGTAGACGTAGACTATGACATATTGTTCAAGGGCCTTGAGCTGACCAGGGAGGAGGACGTGGAGGTCAGAAACAAGGTGAAGCTGTCTTGGCGCCTTGTGGCTAAGTTCTCGGGCCTCGACCCATTCGCTCTGGACGACTTTCTGTGGAGCTTCGGGAGGAGAGTCTGCGCCCGCGACCGGCCGAGATGCGAGGAGTGTCCGCTAAGAGATGTGTGCAAGGCGCGGTCTCTGGGGCGCTATCCGCCTGAGCACACCCACACGCTCACGTGGTATTACTAA
- a CDS encoding DUF711 family protein gives MEIRAVALNLNWDFDVERASKFLREASRLSPRTVRISVATPPKEGLRQVLNALEETGAQYFAIGIYEAEDLEDLVRSYGVFASVTSIERYLEFLTTIDKRGEPELARYVALLLGGVVYNSPYYPAAVVKSEGVSLSLLYADDLSSPDDVAALLKSAERIGESFAESIGERFLGVDGSLSPWGEHSVARAIERLFGVRLGGWGSLAAIKALNDSIRSAGVRSVGFNEVMLPLAEDEELKRLAQEGSLDLYKLASYASVCVAGLDMVPVEADREALRRLLLDLKALAETKARPVGVRIFPASGEYFEVPGFGRTPVLKA, from the coding sequence GTGGAGATACGCGCCGTAGCCCTGAACTTAAATTGGGATTTCGATGTAGAGAGGGCGAGCAAGTTTTTGAGGGAGGCCTCCAGACTAAGCCCGAGGACTGTGAGGATCTCCGTGGCTACGCCGCCCAAAGAGGGACTGCGACAAGTGTTGAACGCGCTTGAGGAAACAGGGGCGCAGTACTTCGCCATAGGCATATATGAGGCCGAGGATTTGGAGGATCTCGTCAGAAGCTACGGAGTGTTTGCGTCAGTGACCTCAATAGAGAGGTATCTTGAGTTTCTCACCACTATAGACAAAAGGGGAGAGCCCGAGCTAGCCAGATACGTGGCGTTGCTGCTCGGCGGAGTGGTGTACAACAGCCCGTATTATCCCGCTGCTGTGGTCAAATCCGAAGGCGTATCCCTCTCGCTCTTATACGCAGACGACTTAAGCTCGCCAGACGATGTAGCGGCCCTCCTGAAAAGCGCCGAGAGGATAGGCGAATCCTTCGCGGAATCAATAGGCGAAAGGTTCTTGGGCGTCGACGGGAGTCTGTCGCCGTGGGGGGAGCACTCTGTGGCCAGAGCCATAGAGCGGCTCTTTGGAGTGCGTCTGGGCGGCTGGGGATCCCTAGCGGCAATAAAGGCTTTGAACGACTCGATCAGATCGGCGGGCGTGAGGTCAGTAGGCTTCAACGAAGTGATGCTCCCTCTGGCCGAAGATGAGGAGTTGAAGCGATTGGCCCAAGAGGGGTCCCTAGACTTATACAAGCTTGCGTCCTACGCCTCCGTATGCGTCGCAGGCCTCGACATGGTGCCTGTGGAGGCCGACAGAGAGGCCCTCAGGAGGCTCCTTCTGGACTTGAAGGCCCTCGCTGAGACTAAGGCGAGGCCTGTTGGAGTGAGGATCTTCCCTGCGTCCGGCGAGTACTTCGAGGTGCCGGGCTTCGGGAGAACTCCCGTCCTCAAGGCGTAG
- a CDS encoding ABC transporter substrate-binding protein: MPWLTKPLDGTPRRVVSLNPSITEFLFVSGLGDRVVGRDVFSYRPRDALKAPHVGSFIDVDVEKVRALSPDLIILYYPVQSALIDAVAQIAPVAVIETPTSVDDVVATFKFVSRLLDADEVGEYIAGVYRDLLRGSPLAEGVLALFYLGGYDVACSESFTASALEAAGLRYIRGLHCVYNFLGSEEKAAALLERLDPHLLIYEGKGRMYRESELAWIKRLRCTACARGRVLVTPNDTLAHYGPSLPLDMALVRNAVMRGAGFVDGTSSVVRPSLSDGWYRPYL, from the coding sequence ATGCCCTGGTTGACCAAACCTCTAGATGGGACGCCTAGGCGTGTGGTCTCTCTGAATCCGTCCATAACGGAGTTCCTCTTTGTGTCAGGGTTGGGGGATCGGGTGGTCGGGCGCGACGTGTTCTCATACAGGCCCAGAGATGCGCTCAAGGCCCCACACGTGGGCTCGTTTATAGACGTAGACGTCGAGAAAGTGAGGGCGCTATCGCCCGATCTGATAATACTCTATTATCCCGTCCAGAGCGCGTTGATAGACGCCGTAGCTCAGATAGCGCCCGTAGCCGTCATTGAGACGCCCACTAGCGTCGACGACGTAGTGGCCACCTTCAAGTTCGTTTCGCGTCTCCTCGACGCAGACGAGGTGGGAGAGTACATAGCCGGCGTCTACAGAGATCTGCTGAGGGGGTCCCCCCTCGCCGAGGGGGTTTTGGCCCTCTTCTATCTGGGCGGATACGACGTAGCTTGCTCCGAGTCCTTCACAGCCTCGGCGCTAGAGGCGGCGGGCCTGAGATACATCAGAGGTCTCCACTGCGTCTACAACTTCCTGGGCTCCGAGGAGAAGGCGGCGGCGCTCTTGGAGAGATTGGATCCCCATTTGTTAATATACGAAGGCAAGGGCAGAATGTACAGAGAGTCCGAGTTGGCTTGGATAAAGAGGCTGAGGTGCACTGCGTGCGCCCGAGGCCGCGTCTTGGTCACGCCCAACGACACCTTGGCGCACTACGGCCCCAGCCTGCCTCTCGACATGGCGCTCGTCAGAAACGCCGTAATGAGGGGGGCCGGCTTCGTCGACGGCACGTCCAGCGTTGTCAGACCGAGTTTGAGCGACGGCTGGTATAGGCCCTATCTCTAG
- a CDS encoding nucleotide sugar dehydrogenase, whose protein sequence is MLADLLERGELVVSIYGLGYVGLALSAAWLRAGARVIGVDVDAERVAAISNGVVEYVEEDVKRTIEDAVRSGRMEATVEGDVASIRSRVKIVAVPVYLRSTRPSVEVDFSAISAAAKAIAQGLKQGDLVIIESSVPPGTTEEVVRPILETSGLTAEEDFYLAYSPERIMVGHALKDIEENYPKVIAGVGPKSAEEAATLYRKIARRGVIVLSSVKAAEFEKLLEGVYRDVNIALANEMAYLANALGISFAEAREAANSQPYSHVHKPGTGVGGSCIPVYPYFLIWTAERLGLELPLTLWGRRINEEQPFKIAEAVVKAMIREGVDPSRAKVAVLGLAFRGDVDDTRRSPSYDVIRGLLDYGIKNIVVHDPFVKRDALVEKWGLRLTQSLEEALRGAEVAVIATDHSAYRVRASELARYMKKPLIVDARGVLKRDIQVYSIDGGRWPIKMGEAPGEAGGPRRC, encoded by the coding sequence ATGTTGGCAGACCTCCTTGAGAGGGGCGAGCTAGTGGTCTCTATCTACGGCCTCGGCTATGTGGGGCTAGCTCTTTCGGCCGCGTGGCTCAGGGCTGGAGCCAGAGTGATCGGCGTTGACGTCGACGCCGAGAGGGTGGCTGCGATCTCCAACGGAGTCGTGGAATATGTCGAAGAGGACGTCAAAAGGACGATAGAGGACGCCGTGAGGAGCGGCAGAATGGAGGCGACCGTCGAGGGGGACGTGGCCTCCATAAGAAGCCGTGTGAAGATAGTGGCCGTGCCTGTCTATTTGAGGTCTACTAGGCCCAGCGTCGAGGTCGACTTTTCGGCGATAAGCGCAGCCGCGAAGGCCATAGCGCAGGGCCTGAAGCAGGGCGACCTAGTGATAATAGAATCCAGCGTTCCTCCGGGGACTACAGAGGAGGTTGTGAGGCCGATCTTGGAGACGTCGGGACTTACGGCAGAGGAGGACTTCTATCTGGCCTACAGCCCCGAGCGTATAATGGTGGGCCACGCGCTTAAGGACATAGAGGAGAACTACCCCAAGGTGATAGCCGGCGTAGGCCCCAAAAGCGCTGAGGAGGCCGCTACGTTGTATAGAAAGATAGCCAGACGCGGCGTGATTGTCCTATCCTCGGTCAAAGCCGCCGAGTTTGAGAAGCTTCTGGAGGGAGTCTATAGAGATGTCAACATAGCGCTGGCCAACGAGATGGCCTATCTCGCCAACGCCCTGGGGATCTCGTTCGCCGAAGCCAGAGAGGCCGCCAATAGCCAACCCTACAGCCACGTCCACAAACCGGGCACAGGCGTCGGCGGCAGCTGTATTCCCGTATATCCATATTTCCTCATCTGGACCGCCGAAAGGCTCGGCCTCGAGCTGCCCCTCACCCTGTGGGGCAGAAGGATCAACGAAGAGCAGCCCTTTAAGATAGCCGAGGCGGTCGTGAAGGCTATGATAAGAGAGGGGGTCGACCCCAGCAGAGCCAAGGTCGCGGTCCTGGGGCTGGCCTTCCGCGGCGATGTCGACGACACGAGGAGGAGCCCCAGCTACGACGTGATAAGAGGGCTTTTGGACTACGGCATTAAGAACATCGTCGTACACGACCCCTTCGTCAAACGCGATGCGTTGGTGGAAAAGTGGGGCCTGAGGCTCACCCAAAGCCTGGAGGAGGCGCTCAGAGGCGCAGAGGTGGCCGTCATAGCCACCGACCACAGCGCGTATAGAGTTAGGGCGAGCGAGTTGGCCAGATATATGAAAAAGCCCCTAATAGTGGACGCCAGAGGTGTCCTGAAGAGGGATATACAGGTATATTCGATCGATGGAGGCCGTTGGCCTATAAAAATGGGCGAGGCCCCAGGGGAGGCCGGAGGCCCCAGGCGTTGCTAG
- a CDS encoding sugar ABC transporter permease has translation MKVADVLRLTISYIILIVSAAIAVFPIYYIIITSLSDIPTLASVSVTSLVPQPKSLTLKAYYDILFQNPFFLWLRNSLILAAGTVALTVVLAFISGVALSRLNVPGKRALMITLYLLSFFPGVVMILPLYLMFSSLHMINTYYGLILAYSGGTSIYGAYLVKLFVDSIPREYEEAALIDGLSRPAAFIRILLPLSKPVVAFIALLAFMGAYTDYALANVFITSGNMWTLTLGMWYLSFTNRSTLYNVFAAFSVLMGTPIMAVFLAFQRYLTKMYTLSGVKA, from the coding sequence ATGAAGGTAGCCGACGTACTTCGTTTGACGATATCGTATATCATACTCATAGTAAGCGCCGCAATAGCTGTTTTCCCCATTTACTACATCATAATTACGTCTTTGAGCGACATTCCTACTTTAGCCTCTGTCAGTGTAACAAGCTTGGTACCTCAACCTAAGTCTCTAACTCTAAAGGCCTACTACGATATACTGTTTCAGAACCCCTTCTTTCTGTGGTTGCGCAACAGCCTTATATTGGCCGCCGGCACCGTGGCCCTCACAGTTGTGTTGGCATTCATATCGGGAGTCGCCCTCTCCAGGTTGAACGTGCCGGGCAAGAGGGCCCTCATGATCACTCTGTACCTTCTGTCGTTCTTTCCAGGTGTAGTGATGATACTGCCTCTCTACCTCATGTTCTCCTCGCTCCATATGATCAATACATACTACGGTCTCATCTTGGCCTACTCAGGAGGGACGTCAATATACGGAGCCTACTTGGTGAAGCTTTTCGTCGACTCAATACCGCGGGAGTACGAGGAGGCCGCGTTGATAGACGGCCTATCGCGGCCGGCCGCCTTCATACGCATTCTTCTGCCGCTGAGCAAGCCTGTCGTCGCCTTCATAGCGCTCTTGGCGTTCATGGGAGCTTACACCGACTACGCTTTGGCCAACGTATTTATAACCAGCGGCAATATGTGGACGTTGACCTTGGGCATGTGGTACCTCTCTTTCACCAACAGATCCACCTTGTATAACGTCTTTGCGGCCTTCTCGGTGCTTATGGGCACTCCGATAATGGCTGTGTTCTTGGCATTTCAACGTTATTTGACAAAGATGTACACGTTGAGCGGCGTAAAGGCCTAG
- a CDS encoding carbohydrate ABC transporter permease — protein sequence MKSKTLFNYFYFLPLIILILFLSIYPISYTIYISFTNFNLYHFFEYSWVGLANYISVLTSRDFLQVLLNTAIWTLGSLAPMMAAGFLLALVLNQRDLKGRSIFFSLLLIPWAFPAFLSLIIWQGMWNWKYGIVNKILSLFGIAPIDWYDIVPMAWLMLILTNLWLSFPYYTSVFLSALQSIPEELYSIAQLDGASRWARFRYITWPLMRRTIAFVGIGGFTFTWNNFYPIYILTGGGPGNATNILVVYAYEAAFNNGLYNLAAVYSVVDAAILMVIAAVMLKISGVLETIT from the coding sequence ATGAAATCAAAAACACTTTTTAATTATTTCTATTTTCTTCCTTTAATTATCTTAATTCTTTTCCTATCAATCTATCCAATTTCATATACTATTTATATTTCTTTTACAAATTTCAATTTATACCATTTCTTTGAATACAGTTGGGTCGGCCTAGCGAACTACATCAGCGTGCTCACAAGCAGAGATTTCCTTCAAGTGTTGCTTAATACAGCTATATGGACTTTGGGAAGCCTTGCGCCCATGATGGCGGCAGGCTTCCTATTAGCCCTCGTGTTGAACCAGAGAGACCTAAAGGGGCGTAGCATATTCTTCTCTTTATTGTTAATACCTTGGGCCTTCCCAGCCTTCCTTTCTCTGATAATCTGGCAGGGAATGTGGAATTGGAAATACGGGATAGTGAACAAGATACTGTCCCTATTCGGCATTGCGCCGATAGATTGGTACGATATAGTGCCCATGGCGTGGCTCATGTTGATATTGACCAACTTATGGCTTTCTTTCCCCTACTACACCTCGGTGTTTCTGTCGGCCCTCCAGAGCATACCGGAGGAGCTCTACTCAATAGCTCAGTTGGACGGAGCCAGCCGGTGGGCCCGCTTCCGCTACATCACGTGGCCCCTCATGAGGAGGACTATCGCCTTCGTTGGAATCGGCGGATTTACCTTCACTTGGAACAATTTCTACCCAATATATATCCTGACGGGGGGCGGCCCTGGAAACGCCACAAATATACTAGTAGTCTACGCATATGAAGCGGCCTTCAACAACGGCCTGTATAACTTGGCCGCAGTCTACTCCGTGGTAGACGCCGCCATATTGATGGTCATAGCAGCAGTAATGCTAAAAATATCGGGAGTCCTTGAAACTATAACATGA